One segment of Phaeacidiphilus oryzae TH49 DNA contains the following:
- a CDS encoding SDR family oxidoreductase: protein MADDRLTSHTDLFDLKGKHALVTGGTGGIGLMIARGLLQAGARVVVSSRKPDACAEAQRLLSGFGDVHAIPADLSRHEECRRLADLVEADSGRLDVLVNNAGAMWREPLETFPDEAWDTVLDLNLKAPFRLVQALLPALRRAATADDPARIVNIGSIAAIHVAESPNYSYAGSKAALHQLTRVLARELGPQHITVNAVAPGPFPSRMMAATLEAVGDRIAAKAPLRRLGRDDDMAGIAVFLASRAGSYLTGTVIPVDGGIATTASGT from the coding sequence ATGGCGGACGACCGCCTCACCAGTCACACGGACCTCTTCGACCTGAAGGGAAAGCACGCACTCGTCACCGGCGGCACCGGGGGCATCGGGCTGATGATCGCCCGCGGCCTGCTGCAGGCGGGCGCCCGCGTCGTCGTCAGCTCGCGCAAGCCGGACGCGTGCGCGGAGGCGCAGCGCCTGCTGTCCGGCTTCGGCGACGTCCATGCGATCCCCGCCGATCTCTCCCGGCACGAGGAGTGCCGGCGCCTCGCCGATCTCGTCGAGGCCGACTCGGGACGCCTGGACGTCCTGGTCAACAACGCGGGCGCGATGTGGCGCGAGCCGCTGGAGACCTTCCCGGACGAGGCCTGGGACACCGTGCTCGACCTCAACCTCAAGGCGCCGTTCCGGCTGGTGCAGGCGCTGCTCCCGGCGCTTCGCCGGGCGGCCACCGCCGATGATCCCGCGCGGATCGTCAACATCGGCAGTATCGCCGCCATCCACGTCGCCGAGTCGCCCAACTACTCGTACGCGGGCAGCAAGGCGGCCCTCCACCAACTCACCCGCGTCCTCGCCAGGGAACTGGGCCCGCAGCACATCACGGTGAACGCGGTGGCCCCGGGACCGTTCCCGTCGCGGATGATGGCGGCCACCCTCGAGGCCGTCGGCGACAGGATCGCGGCGAAGGCCCCGCTGCGCCGGCTCGGCCGCGACGACGACATGGCGGGTATCGCCGTGTTCCTCGCCAGCCGAGCCGGCTCCTATCTCACCGGCACTGTCATCCCGGTCGACGGTGGCATCGCCACGACCGCGTCGGGCACCTGA
- a CDS encoding helix-turn-helix transcriptional regulator: MASESAHSEGAELGRYLRARRTQTTPAQAGLTVGTGIRRTPGLRREELATLAGISIDYYVRLERGRETRPSPAVLDALARALRMDDQEQQHLRRLATRAARYTPEPPPAPSRTVRPHLKLLLEALRPHPAYVVSRSLDLLAWNPGGLALYAGVDDWPVKQRNIARYLFLHPAARDLFAGNWEKQITGCVARLRALAGTAPDAPDLAGLVGELLLKSPDFAGLWERYEVTSRKPAQKTFHHPQVGTVTLTAQSLQAEGTPGQRIGVYTAEPGTPDHDALVLLDLTAPRPKEHPAPAPKAPGDQP, translated from the coding sequence ATGGCTTCCGAGAGCGCGCACAGCGAGGGCGCGGAGCTGGGCCGCTACCTGCGCGCCCGCCGCACCCAGACCACCCCCGCCCAGGCCGGCCTCACCGTGGGCACCGGCATCCGCCGCACCCCCGGTCTGCGCCGCGAGGAGCTGGCCACCCTGGCCGGCATCAGCATCGACTACTACGTGCGCCTGGAACGCGGCAGGGAGACCCGCCCCAGCCCGGCCGTCCTCGACGCCCTGGCCCGCGCCCTGCGGATGGACGACCAGGAGCAGCAGCACCTGCGCCGGCTCGCGACCCGCGCCGCCCGCTACACCCCCGAACCGCCGCCCGCGCCCAGCCGCACCGTGCGCCCCCACCTCAAACTGCTGCTGGAGGCGCTGCGCCCCCACCCGGCCTATGTCGTCAGCCGCAGCCTGGACCTCCTCGCCTGGAACCCAGGCGGCCTGGCCCTGTACGCGGGGGTGGACGACTGGCCCGTCAAACAGCGCAACATCGCCCGCTACCTCTTCCTCCACCCCGCCGCCCGCGACCTGTTCGCCGGCAACTGGGAGAAGCAGATCACCGGCTGCGTCGCCCGCCTCCGCGCCCTCGCCGGAACCGCGCCCGACGCCCCCGACCTGGCCGGCCTCGTCGGCGAACTCCTGCTGAAGAGCCCGGACTTCGCCGGTCTGTGGGAGCGCTACGAGGTGACCAGCCGCAAGCCCGCGCAGAAGACCTTCCACCATCCGCAGGTCGGCACGGTCACCCTCACCGCGCAGTCCCTCCAGGCGGAGGGCACCCCGGGGCAGCGGATCGGCGTCTACACCGCGGAACCGGGCACCCCGGACCACGACGCCCTGGTCCTCCTCGACCTGACCGCACCGCGGCCTAAGGAGCACCCGGCGCCCGCTCCTAAAGCCCCCGGCGATCAGCCTTGA
- a CDS encoding MaoC family dehydratase, producing the protein MTTIARGLDGIRAQQGADLGHTDWMEITQDRVNTFADATGDHQWIHVDPERAKSGPFGGPIAHGYLTLSLLIPLWSELLQVEEVDMAINYGLNKVRFPHPVPVGSKIRATGRIAEVKDIKGGVEVTVDLAVEIEGVAKPACAAQGIYRFLAGAAQA; encoded by the coding sequence ATGACCACCATCGCCCGCGGCCTCGACGGAATCCGCGCCCAGCAGGGTGCCGACCTCGGCCACACCGACTGGATGGAGATCACCCAGGACCGGGTGAACACCTTCGCCGACGCCACCGGCGACCACCAGTGGATCCACGTCGACCCCGAACGCGCCAAGTCCGGCCCGTTCGGCGGCCCGATCGCCCACGGCTACCTGACCCTCTCCCTCCTCATCCCGCTGTGGAGCGAGCTCCTCCAGGTCGAGGAGGTCGACATGGCGATCAACTACGGGCTGAACAAGGTCCGCTTCCCGCACCCCGTTCCCGTCGGCTCGAAGATCCGCGCCACCGGCCGGATCGCCGAGGTCAAGGACATCAAGGGCGGCGTGGAGGTCACCGTCGACCTCGCGGTCGAGATCGAGGGCGTCGCCAAGCCGGCCTGCGCGGCCCAGGGCATCTACCGCTTCCTGGCCGGCGCCGCCCAGGCCTGA
- a CDS encoding acyl-CoA synthetase, which produces MKNQGIGSWTARRARRTPGRTAVIHPATGTTLTYRQLHERVCRLAAGLRGLGVRRGDRVAYLGPNHPSFLETLFAAGLLGAALVPLNTRLTDAELSYQLGDSGTGVLIHGQPTAADAPALHHRIPLETEYEALLADAGDSGEGPDEPVTGEDLAMIMYTSGTTGRPKGAELTHANLTWNSLNVLVDHDLAADEVTLLTAPLFHTAALNMNCLPTLLKGGTVVIEPGFDPGRVLDLIERHRVTLLFGVPTMYDALAAHPAYGTADLSSVRSLMCGGAPVPEATARAWQKLGLSFVEGYGMTEASPGVLLSGIPHFFTDVRLDSPAPGEPGEITVHGPNVVRGYWGLPEATASAFGDGWFRTGDIGQEDAEGRVRIVGRAKDMFISGGENVYPAEVESALRENPAIADCAVIGVPDAKWGEVGRAFVVLTQEARGGVAEEEILAPLTTRLAKYKIPKSVVLLDALPRNASGKLVKSRLPRTDQKD; this is translated from the coding sequence GTGAAGAACCAGGGCATCGGCTCCTGGACGGCGCGCCGAGCGCGGCGCACGCCAGGGCGGACGGCCGTGATCCATCCGGCCACCGGGACGACCTTGACATACCGTCAACTGCACGAGCGGGTCTGTCGGCTGGCGGCGGGGCTGCGCGGTCTCGGGGTGCGGCGCGGGGACCGGGTGGCCTACCTCGGGCCGAACCACCCCTCCTTCCTGGAGACCCTCTTCGCCGCCGGGCTGCTCGGCGCGGCGCTGGTCCCGCTCAACACCCGGCTGACCGACGCCGAACTCTCCTACCAGCTCGGCGACTCGGGGACGGGGGTGCTGATCCACGGCCAGCCGACGGCGGCGGACGCGCCGGCGCTCCACCACCGGATCCCGCTGGAGACGGAGTACGAGGCGCTGCTGGCGGACGCGGGCGACTCCGGCGAGGGGCCGGACGAACCGGTCACCGGCGAGGACCTCGCCATGATCATGTACACCTCGGGGACCACCGGCCGTCCCAAGGGCGCCGAACTCACCCACGCCAACCTGACCTGGAACTCGCTCAACGTCCTGGTCGACCACGATCTGGCGGCGGACGAGGTCACCCTGCTCACCGCCCCGCTCTTCCACACCGCCGCCCTCAACATGAACTGCCTGCCGACGCTGCTGAAGGGCGGGACCGTCGTCATCGAGCCGGGGTTCGACCCCGGCCGCGTCCTCGACCTGATCGAGCGCCACCGGGTCACCCTCCTCTTCGGCGTGCCGACGATGTACGACGCGCTGGCCGCCCATCCCGCCTACGGGACGGCCGACCTGAGCTCGGTGCGCTCCCTGATGTGCGGGGGCGCACCGGTGCCGGAGGCGACCGCGCGGGCCTGGCAGAAGCTCGGGCTCAGCTTCGTCGAGGGCTACGGGATGACCGAGGCCTCGCCGGGCGTCCTCCTCTCCGGCATCCCGCACTTCTTCACCGACGTACGGCTGGACTCCCCCGCCCCCGGCGAGCCGGGCGAGATCACCGTCCACGGACCGAACGTCGTGCGGGGTTACTGGGGCCTGCCGGAGGCGACCGCCTCCGCCTTCGGCGACGGCTGGTTCCGTACCGGCGACATCGGCCAGGAGGACGCCGAGGGCCGGGTCCGGATCGTCGGCCGGGCGAAGGACATGTTCATCTCCGGCGGGGAGAACGTCTATCCGGCGGAGGTGGAGAGCGCTCTCCGCGAGAACCCGGCGATCGCCGACTGCGCGGTGATCGGCGTCCCCGACGCCAAGTGGGGCGAGGTCGGCCGGGCCTTCGTCGTCCTCACCCAGGAGGCGCGCGGCGGAGTCGCGGAGGAGGAAATCCTCGCGCCCCTCACCACCCGCCTCGCCAAGTACAAGATCCCCAAATCCGTCGTCCTGCTGGACGCCCTCCCCCGGAACGCCTCCGGAAAGCTCGTCAAGTCCCGACTCCCCCGCACCGACCAGAAGGACTGA
- a CDS encoding UbiA family prenyltransferase codes for MSLVTSRLRLFVALVRPPVLVLFALYAALGASGGGRAEDPLLLARILLPVTAFLLFSVACNDLADERIDRVNLAGDPRRPLVVGGGALRREMITAAAVGAPVALGGGFLLGVGPGVVLALGLAVSAGYSLHPVRLADRGALASLALPACYVATPYLVGRLATAPRVGGRELLFLAGLYVGFIGRILLKDFRDLRGDALFGKRTFLVRHGRVATCALSAVCWTLGTGLLLAGLPPATPEFVLASLLDCAAVLWLLLRLARETHPHREERLISAVAILGRGLLLLLLAHLAAPHLRYHGRPPEDAITLALLVLTLGQTHAILRHGPAVRRHVPTRYRDAAGPLKADRRGL; via the coding sequence GTGAGCCTTGTGACGAGTCGCCTGCGCCTCTTCGTCGCCCTGGTCCGGCCGCCGGTGCTGGTGCTGTTCGCGCTGTACGCGGCCCTCGGCGCGAGTGGTGGCGGTCGCGCGGAGGACCCCCTCCTCCTGGCCCGGATACTGCTGCCGGTCACCGCCTTCCTGCTGTTCTCGGTCGCCTGCAACGACCTGGCCGACGAGCGGATCGACCGGGTCAACCTGGCCGGCGACCCGCGCCGGCCGCTGGTGGTCGGCGGGGGAGCCCTGCGCCGGGAGATGATCACCGCGGCGGCGGTCGGCGCGCCGGTCGCCCTCGGCGGCGGCTTCCTGCTGGGCGTCGGGCCGGGGGTGGTGCTCGCCCTGGGCCTCGCCGTCAGCGCCGGCTACTCGCTGCACCCCGTCCGCCTGGCCGACCGCGGCGCCCTCGCCTCCCTCGCGCTGCCCGCCTGCTACGTCGCGACCCCGTACCTCGTCGGCCGGCTGGCCACCGCCCCCCGCGTCGGCGGTCGCGAACTCCTCTTCCTGGCCGGGCTCTACGTCGGCTTCATCGGCCGCATCCTCCTCAAGGACTTCCGCGACCTGCGCGGCGACGCCCTCTTCGGCAAGCGCACCTTCCTGGTCCGGCACGGCCGCGTCGCCACCTGTGCGCTCTCGGCGGTCTGCTGGACGCTCGGCACCGGCCTGCTGCTGGCCGGACTGCCCCCCGCCACCCCCGAGTTCGTCCTCGCCTCGCTGCTCGACTGCGCCGCCGTCCTGTGGCTGCTCCTCCGCCTGGCCCGGGAGACCCACCCGCATCGCGAGGAGCGCCTGATCTCCGCCGTCGCGATCCTCGGCCGCGGCCTGCTCCTGCTGCTCCTGGCCCACCTCGCGGCCCCCCACCTCCGCTACCACGGCCGACCGCCGGAGGACGCGATCACCCTGGCCCTGCTGGTCCTGACGCTGGGCCAGACCCACGCGATCCTCCGCCACGGCCCGGCCGTCCGCCGCCACGTGCCGACCCGCTACCGGGATGCGGCCGGCCCCCTCAAGGCTGATCGCCGGGGGCTTTAG
- a CDS encoding aldo/keto reductase — translation MRYIKLRDLEVSRIGLGAMGMSHGYSGAGSDDAESIRTVHRALELGVTLIDTAEIYGPYTNEELLGRALKGRRDQVVLATKFGLVSHGGAGAWNLDSSPANIRTAVEDSLKRLGTDHIDLYYQHRVDPDTPIEETAGAVAELIAEGKVRAFGLSEAGPDTIRRAHAVQPVTAVQSEYSLWTRGIEQRILPVLRELNIGLVPFSPLGRGFLTGTVRSTEEFDAADSRRENPRFTGENFRHNLALADQVRALAAEVGCTPAQVALAWLLAQGEDIAPIPGTKRVARVEENTAADAVSLTDEQLDRLAALPPAAGDTHTEAHARWLER, via the coding sequence ATGCGCTACATCAAGCTGCGTGACCTTGAGGTCTCCCGGATCGGGCTGGGCGCGATGGGGATGTCCCACGGCTACTCCGGAGCAGGCAGCGACGACGCGGAGTCGATCAGGACCGTCCACCGGGCGCTGGAGCTGGGCGTCACCCTCATCGACACCGCCGAGATCTACGGCCCCTACACCAACGAGGAGCTGCTCGGCCGCGCCCTGAAGGGCCGCCGGGACCAGGTGGTGCTCGCCACCAAGTTCGGCCTGGTCTCGCACGGCGGCGCGGGCGCCTGGAACCTGGACTCCAGCCCGGCCAACATCCGCACGGCCGTCGAGGATTCGCTGAAGCGGCTGGGCACCGACCACATCGACCTGTACTACCAGCACCGGGTCGACCCGGACACGCCGATCGAGGAGACCGCCGGCGCCGTCGCCGAGCTGATCGCGGAGGGCAAGGTACGCGCCTTCGGGCTCTCCGAGGCCGGCCCGGACACCATCCGCCGCGCCCACGCCGTCCAGCCCGTCACCGCCGTGCAGTCCGAGTACTCGCTGTGGACCCGCGGCATCGAGCAGAGGATCCTGCCGGTCCTGCGGGAGCTGAACATCGGCCTGGTGCCGTTCTCCCCGCTCGGACGCGGCTTCCTGACCGGCACCGTCCGCTCCACCGAGGAGTTCGACGCCGCCGACTCCCGGCGCGAGAACCCGCGCTTCACCGGCGAGAACTTCCGGCACAACCTCGCCCTCGCCGACCAGGTGCGGGCCCTGGCCGCCGAGGTCGGCTGCACCCCCGCGCAGGTGGCACTGGCCTGGCTGCTGGCCCAGGGCGAGGACATCGCCCCGATCCCCGGCACCAAGCGGGTGGCCCGCGTCGAGGAGAACACCGCCGCCGACGCCGTCTCCCTGACCGACGAGCAGCTGGACAGGCTCGCCGCCCTGCCGCCGGCCGCCGGTGACACCCACACCGAGGCCCACGCGCGGTGGCTCGAACGGTGA